CTATAATCCTATCAGACCTCACCTGCCCCACGATTACCAAAATGTCGCAACCCAAACTCGCAATCCTAGACGACTACCAGAATATCTCTCCAGCCCACTTTGCCCATCTGGAAGACCGCATCTCAATCTCCTACTTCCCGGAAACGCTCAACCCACGCGATGAACGTCAACGTGCGCTCCTGATCGAGCGCCTCCAGCCCTTCGACGTGATTCTCGCCATGCGCGAACGCACTCCATTCCCCAAAGAAACTCTCTCCGCGCTCCCGAACTTGAAACTCCTCCTGACTACGGGCACTCGCAATCTCGCCCTGGACGTGCAATACTGTGCTTCGCGCGGAATTCCCGTCGCCGGAACCGGGGGCCGACCGGCGGGGGTCCACTCTACGGTGCAACATACTTGGGCTTTGATCCTGGGGTTGGCGCGACATGTTGCGCGGGATGATGCGGCTGTTAAACGGGGAGAATGGCAGGGGTCGCTCGGTATGACACTTGCAGGGAAGACATTGGGATTGCTGGGATTGGGAAAGCTAGGTTCGCAGGTTGGGCGGATAGCGGTTGTGGCTTTCGATATGAAGGTGATTGCGTGGTCCACGAATCTGACGCAGGAGAAGGCGGACGAACAGGCTGCGGCCTTGGGGTTGCCAGCGGGTAGTTTCCAAGCTGTTCGGGACAAGGCTGAATTTTTCCGCAGCGCGGATGTGGTGAGTCTTCATAGTGTGTTGTCGGAGCGAAGCCGGGGCATCGTCGGTGCTGCAGAGTTGGAGGTCATGAAGCCGACGGCGATCTTGGTGAATACGTCGCGGGGACcgttggtggaggagaaggcatTGTTGGAGACGCTGAATGCGGGACGCATCCGTGGGGCGGCCCTGGATGTTTTCGAGCCCGAGCCTCTGCCTAAGGATAGCCCCTGGCGGACCACGGCGTGGGGTCAAGACGGACGGAGTGAGGTGGTGTTGTCACCGCATATGGGATATGGGGATGAACAGATTCACGGGTGGTATGATGAGGTGGCCAGTAATCTGGAGAGGTGGTtgaatggagaggaattgaaCACGCGCATGAATTGACAGGGCGCAATCACCATTTTGGTCGCAGAAGATCGAGGATGGTATGCGGGACAATTAGAGAGGCTAAAGCCTTAGAAGGACAAGTTGCATACATAAGCGTGTGATGTCGTGCATGTGATCCGGGCGTGTAACCTTTTTGGTTAAGGTGTGCTTCACCGAGACCCAATCTGTCCTTAGAGCCACTTTTCTCCTGTTCAAATGAAGCTTAATTAAAAGACTCATTCCGTTGTGTTCTGCGTTTCATGTGGATTTCGTCATAGTGGGGGGATCTCTGTGGACCAGGAATCGAGTTGTGTTCTGTACCTCGGATCCTGTGTCAGCCCAAAACCATCCAGACACTCGTCGAAAGAGTTGAATCAAGTACACCAGCCTTGAGGATTCAtaaggaagaagccatgaTTCATGCAGATACGGTCATGTGAATCGCAAAGCCGTGACAAAACACGTGGTCTGCAAGGTTAAAAGTCACTGACACTGGGACGATTACATAAGACAACCTCGGATGAACCGAGGCACCGCTGGAACTGTAATC
The sequence above is a segment of the Aspergillus oryzae RIB40 DNA, chromosome 3 genome. Coding sequences within it:
- a CDS encoding D-2-hydroxyacid dehydrogenase family protein (phosphoglycerate dehydrogenase and related dehydrogenases), with product MSQPKLAILDDYQNISPAHFAHLEDRISISYFPETLNPRDERQRALLIERLQPFDVILAMRERTPFPKETLSALPNLKLLLTTGTRNLALDVQYCASRGIPVAGTGGRPAGVHSTVQHTWALILGLARHVARDDAAVKRGEWQGSLGMTLAGKTLGLLGLGKLGSQVGRIAVVAFDMKVIAWSTNLTQEKADEQAAALGLPAGSFQAVRDKAEFFRSADVVSLHSVLSERSRGIVGAAELEVMKPTAILVNTSRGPLVEEKALLETLNAGRIRGAALDVFEPEPLPKDSPWRTTAWGQDGRSEVVLSPHMGYGDEQIHGWYDEVASNLERWLNGEELNTRMN